One window of the Diospyros lotus cultivar Yz01 chromosome 12, ASM1463336v1, whole genome shotgun sequence genome contains the following:
- the LOC127787672 gene encoding uncharacterized protein LOC127787672, with translation MEWSPNSAQNAYLDTLKLCSKHEEQCESSQTAEPESREFISALAAGMNAKRIVEVTAEASPSTIALAAAARQTGGKLVCIVPEPSLDESQKVIDDTGLNEMVEFKTGDPVEILPSCENIDFFLVDCKADNYTDLLELVDVNPRRSVVVADNLVEGRRGLGGHMKGIENEGTVRSTKHPIGKGMEVTMIEGSDVEPLKWQHHHHHHPPSRAAHARPNKAASRNNRTRKSRWVKKVDENSGEEHIYRMPESQ, from the exons ATGGAATGGTCTCCAAACTCGGCTCAGAATGCATATCTTGATACCCTTAAACTG TGCAGTAAACATGAAGAACAGTGCGAGTCGAGTCAAACAGCAGAACCGGAGAGCAGGGAGTTCATATCGGCCTTAGCAGCAGGCATGAACGCCAAGCGCATTGTGGAGGTGACAGCAGAGGCTTCCCCCTCCACAATAGCTCTAGCGGCAGCAGCCCGACAAACCGGAGGGAAGCTGGTGTGCATTGTTCCAGAGCCAAGTCTAGACGAATCCCAGAAGGTGATCGACGACACAGGGCTGAACGAGATGGTGGAGTTCAAGACGGGGGACCCTGTTGAGATACTGCCAAGCTGCGAGAACATCGACTTCTTTCTCGTCGACTGCAAGGCCGACAACTACACGGATTTGCTGGAGCTGGTGGACGTGAATCCCAGAAGATCGGTGGTGGTGGCAGACAACCTGGTGGAGGGGAGACGAGGGCTGGGAGGGCACATGAAGGGAATCGAAAACGAAGGCACAGTCAGGTCCACCAAGCATCCCATAGGGAAGGGAATGGAGGTGACCATGATTGAGGGGAGCGACGTCGAGCCCCTCAAGTggcaacatcatcatcatcatcatccccCCAGTAGAGCAGCCCATGCTAGACCTAATAAGGCTGCTTCCAGGAATAATAGGACCCGTAAGAGCCGTTGGGTTAAGAAGGTTGATGAGAACAGTGGGGAAGAACACATTTACAGGATGCCTGAATCTCAATAG
- the LOC127786919 gene encoding dynamin-related protein 5A, which yields MENLIALVNKLQRACTALGDHGEESALPTLWDSLPSIAVVGGQSSGKSSVLESIVGKDFLPRGSGIVTRRPLVLQLHRIDEGREYAEFMHLPRKRFTDFAAVRKEIADETDRETGRSKQISSVPIYLSIYSPNVVNLTLIDLPGLTKVAVEGQPDSIVEDIENMVRSYIEKPNCIILAISPANQDLATSDAIKISREVDPKGERTFGVLTKIDLMDKGTDAVDILEGKSYKLQFPWIGVVNRSQADINKNTDMIAARRREREYFSNTPEYKHLSHRMGSEYLGKVLSRHLEQVIKSRIPGLQSLINKTIIELETELSRLGRPVATDAGGKLYMIMEICRIFDGIFKEHLDGIRPGGDKIYSVFDNQLPAALKRLQFDKHLSMENVRKLITEADGYQPHLIAPEQGYRRLIESTLVTIKGPAEAAVDAVHAILKELVHKSINETMELRQYPTLRVEVGNAAGESLDRMKEESKKATLQLVEMESSYLTVDFFRKLPQDVEKGGNPTHSIFDRYNDSYLRRIGTTVLSYVNMVCGSLRNSIPKSIVYCQVREAKRSLLDHFFTELGSKEAKQLGSLLDEDPAIMQRRINLAKRLELYRSAQTEIDNVAWAK from the exons AGCTCTGGGAAGTCATCAGTGCTGGAGAGCATTGTTGGGAAGGATTTTTTGCCTCGTGGATCTG GAATTGTTACCCGGCGCCCTCTTGTACTGCAGCTTCATCGGATTGATGAAGGAAGGGAATATGCTGAGTTCATGCATCTCCCAAGAAAGAGGTTCACTGATTTTG CTGCTGTAAGGAAGGAGATTGCTGATGAGACTGATCGAGAGACCGGCCGCTCAAAACAAATTTCAAGTGTTCCGATTTATCTTAGCATTTACTCCCCCAATG TTGTGAACCTGACTCTCATTGATCTCCCTGGGCTCACAAAAGTAGCTGTTG AGGGTCAGCCTGACAGCATTGTGGAGGACATTGAGAACATGGTTCGATCCTATATTGAAAAG CCCAACTGTATAATTCTTGCAATCTCTCCTGCCAATCAAGATCTTGCTACATCTGATGCAATTAAGATTTCTCGTGAAGTAGATCCCAAAG GTGAGAGAACATTTGGAGTTTTAACAAAGATTGATCTTATGGACAAGGGTACTGATGCAGTTGAT ATCTTGGAAGGAAAATCATATAAGCTGCAATTTCCTTGGATTGGTGTGGTTAATCGGTCTCAAGCTGATATTAACAAAAACACTGATATGATTGCTGCTCGGCGTAGAGAGCGGGAGTATTTTTCGAATACCCCCGAGTACAAGCATCTTTCTCACAGGATGGGATCTGAGTATTTGGGAAAAGTTCTTTCCAGA CATCTGGAACAAGTTATCAAGTCTCGAATCCCAGGTCTTCAATCTCTCATTAACAAGACCATCATTGAACTAGAAACAGAGTTGAGCCGTCTTGGAAGGCCTGTTGCCACAGATGCTGGA GGGAAACTATACATGATTATGGAAATATGCCGGATTTTTGATGGAATATTCAAAGAACATCTTGATGGCAT ACGGCCAGGGGGTGATAAAATCTACTCCGTATTTGACAATCAACTTCCTGCTGCTTTAAAAAGGTTGCAATTTGACAAGCATCTTTCAATGGAGAATGTAAGAAAGCTGATTACTGAAGCTGATGGATATCAACCTCATTTAATAGCTCCTGAACAAGGGTATCGCCGCCTCATTGAATCTACCCTGGTTACTATTAAAGGCCCTGCTGAGGCGGCAGTTGATGCG GTTCATGCCATCCTGAAGGAACTGGTTCACAAGTCAATCAATGAGACTATG GAGCTAAGGCAGTATCCTACTCTCAGAGTGGAAGTTGGAAATGCAGCTGGTGAATCATTGGACAGGATGAAGGAAGAAAGCAAAAAAGCCACTCTACAGCTTGTAGAAATGGAGTCCAGTTACTTGACAGTTGATTTCTTCCGCAAGCTTCCTCAAGATGTCGAGAAGGGTGGAAATCCAACACATTCAATATTTGATCGATATAATGACTCGTATCTGAGACGAATTG GAACCACTGTCTTGTCTTATGTAAACATGGTTTGTGGAAGCTTGAGGAACTCCATTCCAAAGTCCATTGTGTATTGTCAAGTGCGGGAGGCCAAACGTAGCTTGCTCGATCATTTCTTCACTGAGTTGGGTTCAAAGGAG GCAAAACAGTTGGGTTCCCTCTTGGATGAGGATCCGGCAATAATGCAGCGGCGTATCAACCTGGCGAAGAGACTGGAACTGTACAGATCTGCCCAAACGGAGATTGATAACGTTGCCTGGGCCAAGTAG